The following coding sequences lie in one Arachis hypogaea cultivar Tifrunner chromosome 9, arahy.Tifrunner.gnm2.J5K5, whole genome shotgun sequence genomic window:
- the LOC140175023 gene encoding uncharacterized protein — protein MFKSIEQAEGEETTAGLSSKVVNAGPIFGEATCACPDVNLGGGPICIQSGLRRNSRQDGGSLGGNELGYEEGGNMVEDSDTQGLFDVARTWGQVGAGWDFVGSNGAAGGLLLIWDESGAHNRDAKIQVWEELSYMAGLYQVPSCYMRDFNEIVHVEERQCTNVLPRSAEEFRSWIQDMHLVDLPLTDCKFSWFQGRSCSHIDRALVSVEWLEEFPESRIRGRPRGLSDHCPVILEYMRQREEWRNLGEMQFTDKLKALMVSLRNWHKNKFGDMNKKITKFEEEIKKIDDLDNSPMMSFRDGLVSRIEQADAINMEALPTAEEIREAVCDCESSKAPGCDEYNMNFVKRCWGEIGHEFTAAVMGFFQTSRLPTDSNITWVALAPKFIGAKEIKDLRLISMVGCVYKVISKVLVRRMRPVIPTLVRETQNVFVRGRKIHDGALIACKMVNWPKLRKKEAAIIKLDSQNAYDRVRWSFVDIVFQKMGFGNRWRSWVMECMSTTSMSVLINGSPSKPFKMERGLRQGDPLSPFLFVLVVDVLHRLVGETIRNGRISPLLIGRDSIALSHLQFTDDTILFCPPEEELSRITSGY, from the exons ATGTTTAAGAGTATAGAACAAGCAGAGGGAGAAGAGACTACTGCTGGACTTAGCTCCAAAGTGGTGAACGCGGGTCCAATCTTTGGAGAAGCAACCTGTGCCTGTCCTGATGTGAATCTGGGTGGTGGTCCGATTTGTATTCAAAGTggtctgaggaggaattccagaCAGGATGGGGGGAGCCTTGGAGGGAATGAGTTGGGGTATGaggaaggtgggaatatggtggAGGATAGTGACACGCAGGGCTT ATTTGATGTTGCAAGAACTTGGGGGCAAGTTGGTGCAGGGTGGGATTTTGTAGGCTCTAATGGTGCAGCGGGTGGACTATTGTTAATATGGGATGAATCA GGTGCACATAATAGAGATGCAAAGATTCAGGTGTGGGAAGAGCTAAGTTACATGGCTGGGTTATATCAGGTCCCTAGCTGCTACATGAGAGACTTTAATGAAATAGTGCATGTGGAAGAAAGGCAATGTACTAATGTTCTACCTAGGTCGGCAGAAGAATTTAGGAGTTGGATACAAGATATGCATCTAGTGGATCTGCCGCTCACAGATTGCAAGTTCTCATGGTTTCAGGGACGCTCTTGCAGTCATATAGATAGAGCTCTGGTTAGCGTGGAGTGGTTGGAAGAGTTCCCTGAGAGTCGGATACGCGGTAGACCAAGGGGTTTATCAGACCACTGTCCTGTCATCTTAGAGTACATGAGGCAGAGG GAGGAGTGGAGAAATTTGGGAGAGATGCAGTTCACAGACAAGTTGAAGGCTCTAATGGTCTCGTTAAGGAATTGGCATAAGAATAAATTTGGGGATATGAACAAGAAGATTACGAAGTTTGaggaagaaatcaagaagatTGATGATTTG GATAATTCTCCTATGATGAGCTTCAGAGATGGTTTAGTAAGTAGGATAGAGCAGGCAGATGCTATAAATATGGAGGCGCTGCCGACAGCTGAGGAGATCAGAGAAGCTGTGTGTGATTGTGAGTCTTCTAAGGCACCAGGGTGCGACGAATACAACATGAATTTTGTCAAGAGGTGTTGGGGTGAGATTGGGCATGAATTCACGGCTGCAGTGATGGGGTTCTTTCAGACGTCAAGGCTACCGACAGACTCTAACATCACTTGGGTGGCGTTGGCACCTAAGTTCATTGGGGCAAAGGAGATTAAAGATCTGCGACTTATCAGCATGGTTGGGTGCGTTTACAAGGTTATCTCCAAGGTTTTGGTTCGGAGGATGAGACCAGTGATCCCAACATTAGTAAGGGAAACTCAGAATGTATTTGTAAGGGGTAGGAAAATACATGATGGGGCACTTATCGCATGTAAAATGGTAAACTGGCCTAAACTGAGGAAAAAGGAGGCAGCAATAATCAAGCTAGATTCCCAAAATGCATATGATAGAGTCAGGTGGAGCTTTGTAGACATAGTGTTCCAAAAGATGGGGTTTGGCAATAGATGGAGATCGTGGGTTATGGAGTGTATGTCCACAACATCTATGTCGGTTCTGATAAATGGGTCGCCATCCAAGCCGTTCAAGATGGAAAGAGGTCTGAGACAAGGTGACCCGCTTTCTCCGTTCTTATTTGTACTGGTTGTGGATGTTCTGCATCGATTGGTGGGAGAGACAATTAGGAATGGGCGTATATCACCTTTGTTGATTGGCAGGGATAGTATAGCACTGTCACATCTTCAATTTACTGATGACACAATCCTGTTCTGCCCACCAGAGGAGGAACTATCAAGAATTACAAGCGGCTATTGA